One Chaetodon trifascialis isolate fChaTrf1 chromosome 12, fChaTrf1.hap1, whole genome shotgun sequence DNA window includes the following coding sequences:
- the akap17a gene encoding A-kinase anchor protein 17A produces MTTIVHDTAEAVCLSSEYNLYLKPIAKMTISVALPQLKLPGKSISNWEVMERVKAMVAPEQFSALRISKSTMDFIRFEGEVENKTLVKNLLSRLDGKSIKLSGFTDVLKVRAVENKVDFPTRHDWDSFFRDAKDMNETLPGERPDTIHLEGLPCRWFSQKDSQFPDRPSEEALVAVFQTFGKVRNVDIPMLDPYREEMLDKNFSTFSFGGHLNFEAYVQYQEYCGFTKAMDTLRSMKLMLKGDDGKAVACNIKVTFDTSKHLSESALKRRSLERLKLQELERQREEQKRREKEEEERRKEEERKQKEQEEEEKERRKEERLRKREQKLREREERRNLKRVRRQQEEEQKKLQMKIAMEERRLLLAQRNLESIRLIAELLARAKALKQQQQEKERAEREERERQEQSRQKEELARLQHLEACRRKQEEELRRVELEKERALELQRREKELREKLLCNLLKKSSSKTARPPGMQGQAGHVTSEEASDAGGVDVLLGVLGRMNGVKTMERKEKQVSKSNASSHVLGKNRAGEERRGGEDRKKDREGRREEGVRHRHSREGARDRSRRERSSYSRGRRRRSHSYSRRRRSSSHRRRSSSRHRRSCSHHGSRRHSHCSRSTSSSQDRSRSSSGRSYSRGRSRRNSHRRYSRGSSRSSNKSRDRRSHSHCSRRYRRHSDSRDRSHSRRR; encoded by the exons ATGACCACCATTGTCCATGATACAGCGgaggcagtgtgtctctcctctGAGTACAACCTGTACCTCAAGCCCATTGCCAAAATGACCATCAGTGTGGCTCTGCCCCAGCTCAAACTGCCAGGCAAGAGCATCTCCAACTGGGAGGTAATGGAGAGGGTAAAGGCCATGGTTGCTCCAGAGCAGTTTTCAGCCCTGCGAATCTCCAAGAGCACCATGGACTTCATCCGCTTTGAGGGCGAGGTGGAAAACAAGACGCTGGTCAAGAACCTGCTGAGCCGTCTGGATGGGAAGAGCATCAAACTTAGTGGATTTACTGATGTACTGAAG gtTCGTGCAGTAGAGAATAAGGTGGACTTCCCTACACGTCATGACTGGGATTCCTTCTTCCGCGATGCCAAGGACATGAATGAGACTCTGCCGGGTGAGAGGCCTGACACCATCCACCTGGAGGGACTTCCTTGTCGCTGGTTCAGTCAGAAGGACAGCCAGTTCCCAGACCGACCCTCTGAAGAGGCCCTCGTTGCCGTCTTCCAGACATTTGGCAAG GTGCGAAATGTTGACATCCCCATGCTGGACCCGTACCGGGAGGAGATGCTGGACAAGAACTTCAGCACATTCAGTTTTGGGGGTCATCTGAACTTTGAGGCTTATGTCCAGTACCAGGAGTACTGCGGCTTCACCAAGGCAATGGACACTCTGCGCAGCATGAAGCTGATGCTGAAAGGAGACGATGGAAAGGCAGTGGCCTGCAACATCAAG GTGACCTTTGACACCAGCAAGCACCTGAGTGAGTCCgctctgaagaggaggagcctGGAGAGGCTGAAGTTAcaggagctggagagacagagagaggagcagaaacgacgggagaaggaagaggaggagcggcgcaaggaggaggagag GAAAcagaaggagcaggaagaggaggagaaggagaggcgTAAGGAAGAGAGACTGCGAAAGCGCGAGCAGAAGTTgcgggagagggaggagaggaggaaccTGAAGAGGGTGAGGcgacagcaggaagaggagcaaaagaagctgcagatgaagatcgccatggaggagaggaggctgctgctggctcaGCGCAACCTGGAATCAATTCGGCTCATTGCTGAGCTGCTGGCCAGAGCCAAG gccctgaaacagcagcagcaggagaaggagagggcaGAGCGGGAGGAACGGGAAAGGCAGGAGCAGTCTCGACAGAAGGAGGAACTAGCTCGTCTGCAGCATCTGGAGGCTTGCCGGCGcaagcaggaagaggagctccGGAGGGTGGAGTTGGAGAAGGAGCGTGCGCTGGAGCTCCAGCGCAGAGAGAAGGAGCTCAGGGAGAAACTGCTTTGCAACCTGttgaagaagagcagcagcaaaaccGCAAGACCTCCAGGCATGcagggtcaggctggacatgtTACGAGTGAGGAGGCCTCTGATGCCGGTGGTGTTGATGTGTTGTTGGGGGTCCTGGGCCGGATGAACGGAGTCAAAACaatggaaaggaaagagaaacaggTGTCCAAATCTAATGCGAGCTCCCACGTTTTGGGGAAAAAcagggcaggagaggagaggaggggaggggaggacaggaagaaagaccgggagggaaggagggaagagggggtGAGGCACAGGCACAGcagggagggagcgagggacCGCTCCCGCAGAGAGAGGAGCTCTTACAgccgggggaggaggaggcgctcCCACAGctacagcaggaggagaaggagctccAGCCACCGTAGGAGGAGCTCCAGTCGCCATAGGAGAAGCTGCAGTCACCACGGCAGCAGGAGgcacagccactgcagcagGAGCACGAGCTCCAGCCAGGACAGGAGCCGGAGCAGCAGCGGGAGGAGTTACAGCCGAGGGAGGAGCCGCAGGAACAGCCACCGCAGATACAGCAGAGGCAGCTCCAGGAGCAGcaataaaagcagagacaggaggagtCACAGCCATTGCAGTCGAAGATACCGGAGACACAGCGACAGTCGAGACAGGAGTCACTCCAGACGACGCTGA